One segment of Trachemys scripta elegans isolate TJP31775 chromosome 1, CAS_Tse_1.0, whole genome shotgun sequence DNA contains the following:
- the LOC117872295 gene encoding olfactory receptor 51G2-like encodes MSAVNDTKFNSAVFLLTGIPGQEDAHLWISIPFCLMYLISIVGNAVILFIIKTDRSLHEPMYIFLSMLAIADLGILIVTIPTILGIYLFNIREISLNACFTQLFFIPSLQCIESSVLLLMAFDRFIAIRDPLRYASILTLPRIIKMGLVCVLRGVAVILPLPFLLKRFRYCRTNILSHSYCVHNEVMNMACSDITVNNIYGLFTKLLTMGLDLLLIFFSYLMILKIVLNIASHSECLKALNTCVSHLCAVLLFYTPAIGLSVLHRFGKGSSPILQIILGYISMLVPPLMNPIVYSVKSKHLRLRIIRVFMK; translated from the coding sequence ATGTCAGCTGTTAATGACACCAAATTCAACTCTGCAGTGTTCCTTCTCACcgggatacctgggcaggaagaCGCCCATCTCTGGATCTCTATCCCCTTCTGCTTAATGTATCTTATTTCGATAGTAGGAAATGcagtcattctgttcattataaaaacagatcgAAGTCTtcatgagcccatgtacattttcctttccatgttggccatTGCAGACCTTGGTATATTGATAGTCACCATACCAACGATACTGGGCATATACTTGTTTAACATTAGGGAGATCAGCCTCAATGCCTGTTTTACCCAGCTGTTTTTCATCCCCTCGCTTCAATGCATTGAATCCTCCGTGCtcttgttgatggcctttgaccgcttcaTCGCTATCCGTGACCCGCTGAGATATGCTTCCATCTTAACCCTGCCAAGAATAATCAAGATGGGACTGGTTTGTGTGTTAAGAGGGGTGGCCGTAATACTCCCACTCCCCTTTCTCCTGAAACGTTTCCGATACTGTCGAACCAATATCCTCTCCCATTCTTATTGTGTGCATAATGAGGTCATGAATATGGCTTGTTCAGATATCACAGTCAATAACATCTACGGCTTGTTTACTAAACTATTAACGATGGGGTTGGACTTACTGCTCATCTTCTTCTCTTATTTGATGATCCTCAAAATAGTGCTGAACATCGCTTCCCACTCAGAGTGCCTCAAGGCCCTGAACACCTGCGTCTCCCACCTCTGCGCCGTCCTGCTCTTCTACACACCAGCGATCGGATTGTCTGTGTTACACAGATTCGGGAAGGGCTCTTCTCCCATACTTCAGATTATCCTGGGCTACATCTCCATGCTGGTCCCGCCCCTGATGAACCCAATTGTGTACAgcgtgaaaagcaaacaccttcgttTGAGGATAATCAGGGTGTTCATGAAGTGA